Genomic DNA from Brenneria izadpanahii:
CCCCGGAAAGGGGGTTTCTTCATCATATAGTCATGCAAACGCGGCCGTGCGCGAACGGCTTATCCTGCTTTCAGGGATGAAAGTTCCGCCACTTCTGTTCGGCCAGCCCCGGCTTTGAAATAAACTGCAGGCGCGCGGGATCCTCGATAAATTGCTGATACAGCGGCGCATCGGTTATGCCGAATTCGCTGTAAATCCGCGGGAAAATAACCTGCAACCGCCCCGGCATATAGCGGCGATTATGCTGCCAGACGATATGCTCGCCTTGCAGCAACGGATACCACGCCAGCCCGTTATAAGCCCGCACCCCATCGTATTCAAAACCATACTCGCGATCGCACCAGGCGCCGAATGTCAGCGGCGCGTCCGGCGACGCGGAAATGGCGGCATGCGCCCAGCCGGGCGGCACCAGTACCTTCTCGCCCGGCCCGGCGTACACGGCGAAGCAGCGCCCCGGATCGTCGGCGACATATTCCTGCATATAGATAATCCCCGTGCCCTGCCAGATTTCATACAGCTCCGGCGGCGACCATCCGGAGTGCGCGCTGACGCGGTGAACATGCCCTTGACTGCGAACCGGCTCTTCCCCCAGGCGGCCGGAAGCGTAGGTCACAATGCCGAACAGCAGCATCCGCTTTTTAAGCTCGTCGCGATCTTTCAGGCGCGCCACATCCATTGCAATGGCATAAACGTCTTCAGGACCGTCGCACGCCGGATCGCGCAACGAGGCGCGGATCTGGGACAGCTTGCGGATCTCCGGCAGCGGCCCGATCACGTCCTCGCCATAATTGAACCCCAACGGCTGATGATGGATCGCCATATCCAGCCCAAACCGCGCGACGCTTTCAGCCATGATTTTTCTCCGCTCGCCAGCCTTTGCCGTCGGCTTTGATGCGTACCGCAAAACCCCCGGCCAACGCAGCGTAATCATGACCGGCCACCGCCGGCCACACCGCCAGCAGGACGAGGATCTCATCACCGGTATTCACCAGGCGATGCGCGGTAAACGGAGGAATATGATGGACAGAACCCGCTCCGGCCTGCTCGATGCGTACCTGGCCCTGCTCGGTTTGCAACAACAACAGGCCGGCGCCGCCCAGACCGACGTAGATTTCCGCCTGTTCCCGGCGCTGATGAAAATGACCGCGGGTCATATAGAACTCATCGCCGACGCGTCCCGGTTGCAGACGCGTCGTACCGACAAACAGCTCCCCCTCCTGCTGCGGAGCGTCAAGCATTTCGACCTGATAAATCGGGGTATCGGCAGG
This window encodes:
- a CDS encoding glucose-6-phosphate isomerase family protein, which produces MAESVARFGLDMAIHHQPLGFNYGEDVIGPLPEIRKLSQIRASLRDPACDGPEDVYAIAMDVARLKDRDELKKRMLLFGIVTYASGRLGEEPVRSQGHVHRVSAHSGWSPPELYEIWQGTGIIYMQEYVADDPGRCFAVYAGPGEKVLVPPGWAHAAISASPDAPLTFGAWCDREYGFEYDGVRAYNGLAWYPLLQGEHIVWQHNRRYMPGRLQVIFPRIYSEFGITDAPLYQQFIEDPARLQFISKPGLAEQKWRNFHP
- a CDS encoding glucose-6-phosphate isomerase family protein; this translates as MNEPVIMPPRVAFPSGRFAANNVIRKVTRRGDLAGVFSDDAAWRSIPADTPIYQVEMLDAPQQEGELFVGTTRLQPGRVGDEFYMTRGHFHQRREQAEIYVGLGGAGLLLLQTEQGQVRIEQAGAGSVHHIPPFTAHRLVNTGDEILVLLAVWPAVAGHDYAALAGGFAVRIKADGKGWRAEKNHG